One Pseudochaenichthys georgianus chromosome 7, fPseGeo1.2, whole genome shotgun sequence DNA segment encodes these proteins:
- the wnk3 gene encoding serine/threonine-protein kinase WNK1: MATDPGEPTGTEDSSGKPDGQKEEDTKQEGKADQQRERTHSTPADFPSSSTQERKATGGEGGGDRGGGGGGGGGGGGGGEASQEGEENPVRQISFSMPSLSADTGQKRLRREKRFFRKSVEICEEDDEVERPPEAPHSAPHLELRTSDSIFTSSTQQQGAASSCAAIGNDPSCPSSSQEPGKDESSSTLAQRGKERDRELEEEAEMKAVATSPGGRFLKFDIELGRGAFKTVYKGLDTETWVEVAWCELQDRKLTKAEQQRFKEEAEMLKGLQHPNIVRFYDSWESALRGKKCIVLVTELMTSGTLKTYLKRFKVMKPKVLRSWCRQILKGLHFLHTRTPPIVHRDLKCDNIFITGPTGSVKIGDLGLATLMRTSFAKSVIGTPEFMAPEMYEEHYDESVDVYAFGMCMLEMATSEYPYSECQNAAQIYRKVTSGIKPASFDKVKDPEIKEIIECCIRQNQSQRLSVRDLLNHAFFGEDTGVRVELAEEDSDTQDCLALRIWVEDPKKLKGKHKDNEAIEFSYDLENDSAEEVALEMVKSGFFHESDAKVVGKSIRDRVNLIKKSRERRQQQLLQQQQELEEKRDAAVTSCSFSHPSCPSSLGPGAAGQTGGGQESEELPEVDQHVRQQHIFSGTALGLPGESIGSVSCESCTSAQSQAYSQQGESYTHTLPPAASSGSVPHVPIGQSVGFSSMSVGQSGGGPVGQTFLQPSTMVPQVSQSVPQQYFQSQTFPSDVFQTATPHGTLAPSQSYIPPVSPQAPNNALTTSMSVNDPAGLGGAVVPLAQQTQPSATPMQLTDIIPHAAPQQTQPVMIPQQTIVQQQQIAMDPQTSALQQHQSLQQMEAQAALIAQQQVSAPQPQTDHHPQSLPAMAVQRQHEPPQQIHVQQPVNTAPQQQVLPTHPGMEQRAMSLPQQGELPQTYPQQPTGDLREQTMSQPQMQQQLQHTLLHQQQALLLEQHQTYVQQQLDQQHQNALLQQQQQQQAQLQQHQLEQQQALIQKQLLDQQQQQALIQQHQEQQQQQGLIQQQQPQQTLLQQQLEQQQQQALIQQHQEQQQQQALIQQHQEQQQQQGLIQQQQPQHTLLQQQLEQQQQQQPLLQQPQSQVFQQIGHSQSGIQKEPETQHQSGLQQQQIVLQQQPQQAQQEQLQQQALLRQIEQQQQQALIHQHLQQQAILQQQQLQQKAQLQQRQHEQQQVQLQQQIEQQQQALLQQQLEQQRQQQFLLQQQQAERLHQKALIQHQIQEQQHQAAIIQQPEVVSIPQSNSEQHIQMHPTDMQHVCVPQPNAPQFTSHSALTQQQAAMIQQQQQQQAFVAQPQHHAALMEANTSVGAPATEIIQHQAQLVPQAQVPMALQTTHVPVQTPAGFPAQVLTQQGKSEAHPQNQVPVQFITQSTVQATQAMMDAQVPAPAALIQGQNHVIQTQQIPLHTSYPGPAALTQTQVIQSQQPTVDIQMMSQQSQATIQPPAVMAPIPSQIQHEPLVQQNAQMPVLMQPQLQQQTQGQPPCQTHAQATTAGLLTHQYFPQPTHQAVPPLQQDVTHIAQQQQQQQQQQQQQQQQQQQVPVLLYQQMIRSPSSAGSVGSTTSHSSIVDPANFVTTPHPVQQIGQAYTVQAQQQLPGDPSVLQSISQPPMPQSAVQYETQLHKLSQAQQPLAPPPPQAQLLAQPIPTPIQQPSPIKQAGMPLDESLQPPQGPPASYLVSHLSAQTGTCNVAEPQSLPIYSHLVAGAPPSPQHQAKQMLPAHTHTQTSFQAQIHSQTQTHLQTQAHSHTQTRTGIPIAEQPVLPHAVFTAQQTPLNPSHTSYPPTSLPSLPFLPSHPPAAAPLPELPTSPPAAKITLPGQADFIPTSPLPVTTLQSLDSNAPKLPQASLQDCDLTLLGIAQDGPYLSITEHHPSSGSVPANGEETLQLMANGKLDKLKMQGRASGQKSEKVSHQFQLSMLQVSGSGDNMVECQLETHTNKMVTFKFDTEGDAAEDIADYMVEEDFVLDVEKDTFVEELRATVKKAHEILQTHSQTGSTDQLFVSTPTSSSMEAVPHSSPVGRWRFFINQTIRHRDSLSGADTPLTSEEMRTPLSPQTERESEGSHSLESITGLASPPCPALSATSPPVSTASAPASIAPSSTAPPALYPTAPESISAPASTLKSSVPATASGGFERPILTSASVDQIASVPSSIAIPAANPPTAPTVMSPTPITILQDVLASPGSNGCSTVTGQSMGDTLLTATRSCVPAADQSSTSFSSPPPAAAVSSSAVSLLGMEHQQMLIQQSPQKPQAQLQPALQQQVPVVQQQLQAMQLEQQIQQAAPQQQQHPVYPEQMQMQQSLQQPLHQQLMQQQIQLTDVQVLQQSVPLQQFLPPSPPQQTQQALPQQQTPQYTQQVMQQPALQQQVVATQAAALPQQQAAIDQQQQLHLQKTMHLQQQHMVQQQQQQQQQQQQQQQQQQQQQQQQQQQQQQQQIFMDYVASNPDHSQMLPVSISQQFLQQQAQLNVSPIPQQQIPQQTQIPAELSHQHIQQQHTEQQQEAVKVMDTPQKQQQFSLTKQSSLQMSESEVSTGETSFTEDTCSYFTNFPPSSESSLPPLNLSSDAPVPTLSLTMTPSPAQPSSVAESDSEGPPKIEFVDNRIKTLDEKLRNLLYQEYSSGAALASGPTSAASMSAGGDESSEPLSRHYSFPQPASSSNTSPHSSSSSTSSTTSRSSSTSPDPERGCRGEIPSSEAVYFAEKGPVEHQPGPSLPSTSASSTPPASLLPPNQDESVGRQRPPVPGEPTILAVRPHSDTSTTGDASWPPNQHPIPLRHGQQKHNAGGGYFGLNLTCPSIRNPVSKKSWTRKFKNWACKLRHSASLFKKPRVQQERRSSSQALREEKEAPPLNPPHASKGRFQVTPVPQSSPPKAAPSAHGSTHRKVGRFSVSQAETRKAERNTDSSPVSPDLERERRKSRAKEGERDEHKRTPAMAHLPRGHGHSHSPLASSDDDDDDNECEMVDEDLRKELHTLREKHIKEVVCLQSQQNRELQELYQQLRSLKDQRQSLPASLSRIPSLPSGPPVLSPRRPRPAKIKLRPRPHSHMDNNGVTHSGIQQSSSFSGGEQTRLPLYCNTEHCTSLPAKRDHSPLRKSTFTDELHKLVDDWTKETMGPAQPKPSLNQIKQIQQVQELGGWSNPTEVPPGWFPVTQLNPQASPTPAGLPRATPPHYTAGGSLSTLHSLGPSPQSHMATVPPMQQSLYLHQSLPLQQATYQQSTLCQQPGMQTPTQSQSLPQTQPITQLPQSTPQSQPLLPSQMPTSPVSTAAPPLPGSGSAAPADSTTATGEKLCSYSSPSSTSSSSCSTAALPSSAKMHPTPPTSTLPLGQK; this comes from the exons GACCGCAAGCTGACCAAGGCGGAGCAGCAGCGCTTCAAGGAGGAGGCGGAGATGCTGAAGGGGCTCCAGCATCCCAACATCGTCCGCTTCTATGATTCCTGGGAGTCAGCGCTCCGCGGCAAGAAGTGCATCGTACTGGTCACCGAACTCATGACTTCAGGAACACTTAAAAC ATACCTGAAGCGCTTCAAGGTGATGAAACCCAAGGTCCTGAGGAGCTGGTGTCGGCAAATCCTTAAGGGCCTTCACTTCCTTCACACTAGGACTCCTCCGATAGTCCACCGGGACCTCAAGTGTGACAACATCTTCATAACAGGCCCCACAGGCTCGGTCAAGATAGGAGACCTGGGACTGGCCACTCTTATGCGGACCTCCTTTGCTAAGAGTGTCATAG GAACTCCGGAGTTCATGGCTCCAGAGATGTACGAGGAGCACTACGATGAGTCTGTGGATGTCTACGCCTTTGGGATGTGCATGCTGGAGATGGCCACTTCAGAGTACCCCTACTCTGAGTGCCAGAATGCTGCTCAGATATATCGCAAAGTAACAAGT GGTATAAAGCCAGCCAGCTTTGATAAAGTGAAAGATCCAGAGATCAAAGAGATCATTGAATGCTGCATACGCCAGAATCAGAGCCAGAG GCTCTCCGTCCGAGACCTCCTGAACCACGCGTTCTTTGGGGAGGACACAGGGGTCCGGGTGGAGCTGGCAGAGGAGGACTCGGACACCCAGGACTGTCTGGCTCTCCGGATATGGGTGGAAGATCCTAAGAAGCTAAAGGGGAAGCACAAAGACAACGAGGCCATCGAGTTCAGCTATGACCTGGAGAACGACAGCGCTGAGGAAGTGGCTCTAGAGATG GTAAAGTCAGGATTCTTCCATGAGAGTGATGCCAAGGTTGTGGGTAAATCCATCCGGGATCGAGTTAATCTGATCAAAAAGTCACGAGAGCGCCGACAGCAGcagctcctccagcagcagcaggagctaGAAGAAAAAAGAGACGCCGCTGTCACCTCCTGCAGCTTTTCTCATCCATCCTGCCCGTCCTCACTGGGGCCAGGGGCAGCTGGTCAGACCGGAGGAGGGCAGGAGTCAGAGGAGCTGCCTGAAGTGGACCAGCATGTCAGGCAGCAACACATTTTCAGTGGGACAGCCCTTGGTTTGCCAG GTGAGAGCATCGGGTCTGTCAGCTGTGAATCTTGTACGAGTGCACAGAGCCAGGCGTACTCTCAGCAAGGGGAATCATACACCCACACTTTGCCCCCTGCTGCATCC AGTGGAAGTGTTCCCCATGTGCCTATTGGTCAGAGTGTTGGTTTTTCCAGCATGTCCGTAGGCCAAAGTGGAGGCGGACCCGTCGGTCAGACGTTTCTTCAGCCCAGCACCATGGTTCCACAGGTATCACAAAGTGTCCCTCAACAATATTTTCAG TCACAAACATTCCCATCAGATGTGTTTCAAACTGCCACTCCCCATGGGACACTGGCCCCCTCACAGTCATACATACCTCCTGTTTCCCCACAAGCACCCAATAATGCCCTCACTACATCCATGTCAGTCAATGATCCTGCTGGACTAGGGGGGGCCGTTGTGCCCCTCGCTCAGCAGACCCAACCCTCTGCCACTCCcatgcagctcactgacatCATTCCCCATGCGGCACCCCAGCAAACGCAGCCTGTCATGATCCCTCAGCAGACTATTGTCCAACAACAACAGATAGCGATGGATCCCCAGACCTCCGCCCTTCAGCAGCACCAGTCGCTTCAGCAAATGGAGGCCCAGGCCGCTCTGATCGCACAACAACAAGTTAGTGCACCGCAGCCACAAACGGATCATCATCCACAGAGCCTTCCAGCTATGGCTGTTCAACGTCAACATGAACCCCCGCAGCAGATACATGTACAGCAGCCGGTCAACACAGCTCCTCAGCAGCAGGTTTTACCTACACATCCAGGTATGGAGCAGCGAGCGATGTCATTACCACAGCAAGGGGAGCTACCTCAGACCTACCCACAGCAGCCAACAGGGGATCTGCGTGAACAGACAATGAGTCAACCGCAAATGCAACAACAGCTTCAGCACACTCTGCTTCATCAGCAACAAGCTTTACTGCTTGAGCAACATCAGACGTACGTCCAACAACAGCTTGATCAGCAACATCAAAACGCACTGCTtcaacagcagcagcaacagcaggccCAACTACAACAACATCAACTGGAGCAGCAGCAAGCACTTATTCAGAAGCAATTGTTGGATCAACAACAGCAGCAAGCTCTTATTCAACAGCACCaagagcagcagcaacagcaaggTCTTATACAACAACAGCAACCACAGCAAACACTTTTACAACAACAGTtagagcagcagcaacagcaagcTCTTATTCAACAGCACCaagagcagcagcaacagcaagcTCTTATTCAACAGCACCaagagcagcagcaacagcaaggTCTTATTCAACAACAGCAACCACAACACACACTTTTACAACAACAGCTagagcagcaacaacaacagcaacctCTTTTACAGCAGCCACAGAGTCAGGTTTTTCAACAAATTGGACACAGCCAATCTGGAATACAAAAGGAACCAGAGACGCAACATCAAAGTGGACTACAGCAGCAACAAATTGTATTGCAGCAGCAACCACAGCAGGCGCAACAGGAACAGTTGCAGCAGCAAGCCTTACTCCGACAAattgaacaacaacaacaacaagcactAATACATCAGCATCTGCAACAGCAGGCTATATTACAACAGCAACAGCTACAACAGAAGGCTCAGCTTCAGCAGCGGCAACATGAGCAGCAACAAGTGCAACTCCAACAGCAgatagagcagcagcagcaagctCTGTTGCAACAACAGTTAGAGCAACAGCGTCAGCAACAATTCttgctacaacaacaacaagcggAGAGATTACATCAAAAGGCTCTGATACAGCATCAGATTCAGGAGCAGCAGCACCAAGCAGCCATCATTCAGCAACCGGAAGTTGTCTCTATTCCTCAAAGCAACAGTGAGCAGCATATTCAGATGCATCCAACCGATATGCAGCACGTGTGTGTCCCACAACCAAACGCCCCCCAGTTTACGTCTCATTCTGCTCTCACACAACAGCAAGCAGCAAtgatccagcagcagcagcagcagcaagcatTTGTTGCCCAACCTCAGCATCACGCTGCATTAATGGAGGCTAATACCTCAGTCGGAGCTCCAGCCACTGAGATAATCCAGCACCAGGCTCAACTTGTCCCGCAGGCCCAGGTCCCCATGGCCCTTCAGACTACTCACGTCCCTGTCCAGACGCCTGCTGGTTTCCCAGCTCAAGTCCTTACCCAGCAAGGAAAGAGTGAGGCTCATCCCCAGAACCAGGTCCCAGTCCAATTTATCACCCAGTCCACAGTACAAGCCACTCAGGCTATGATGGACGCCCAAGTACCTGCTCCTGCAGCACTGATCCAGGGACAGAATCACGTCATCCAGACCCAGCAAATACCTTTACACACTAGTTACCCAGGACCTGCCGCCCTCACACAGACCCAGGTGATCCAGTCCCAACAGCCAACTGTGGACATTCAGATGATGAGCCAACAGAGCCAAGCTACTATCCAGCCTCCAGCTGTAATGGCTCCAATTCCCAGTCAGATCCAGCATGAGCCTCTTGTTCAGCAAAATGCTCAAATGCCTGTGCTCATGCAGCCCCAGCTCCAGCAACAGACTCAAGGCCAGCCACCTTGCCAGACACATGCTCAGGCCACGACTGCTGGCCTTTTGACCCATCAGTATTTCCCTCAGCCGACCCACCAAGCTGTGCCACCTTTACAACAGGATGTAACTCATAttgcgcagcagcagcagcagcagcagcagcagcagcagcagcagcagcagcagcagcagcaagttCCAGTACTGCTATATCAGCAGATGATTCGGTCTCCTAGCTCAGCTGGAAGTGTTGGAAGTACTACTAGTCACAGTTCCATAGTTGACCCTGCAAACTTTGTCACCACTCCTCATCCTGTGCAACAGATTGGACAGGCCTATACTGTCCAGGCCCAGCAGCAGCTCCCAGGAGACCCTTCAGTCCTTCAGTCCATCTCCCAGCCTCCCATGCCTCAGTCTGCTGTGCAATACGAGACACAGCTACATAAACTTTCTCAAGCGCAGCAACCACTGGCTCCACCTCCTCCACAGGCTCAGTTACTGGCTCAGCCAATCCCAACGCCCATCCAGCAACCTTCTCCTATAAAACAGGCTGGGATGCCCCTTGATGAGAGTCTGCAGCCCCCACAGGGTCCACCTGCTTCATATCTGGTGAGCCATCTCTCTGCACAAACAGGCACCTGTAATGTTGCAGAGCCCCAGTCCCTGCCCATCTACAGTCATCTCGTGGCAGGCGCCCCCCCGTCTCCGCAGCACCAAGCCAAGCAGATGCTgccagctcacacacacacacaaaccagcTTTCAGGCCCAAATCCACTCCCAGACACAGACGCACCTTCAGACACAGGCTCATTCTCACACTCAAACACGCACTGGGATACCTATTGCTGAACAGCCCGTTCTACCCCATGCTGTCTTTACTGCACAACAAACGCCCCTCAACCCCTCTCATACCTCATATCCCCCAACATCACTACCATCTCTCCCTTTCCTGCCATCCCACCCTCCTGCTGCTGCCCCTCTGCCAGAGCTGCCTACATCTCCTCCAGCAGCCAAGATAACCCTACCAGGGCAGGCCGACTTTATACCCACCTCCCCTCTGCCTGTCACTACTCTACAATCGCTTGACTCTAATGCCCCCAAACTGCCCCAAGCCTCGCTGCAAGACTGTGACCTTACCCTGTTGGGCATTGCTCAG GATGGGCCATACCTGTCTATTACAGAACATCATCCTTCTTCAGG GTCTGTTCCAGCTAATGGAGAGGAAACCCTTCAGCTCATGGCCAATGGGAAGTTAGATAAGTTAAAGATGCAAGGAAGAGCTTCCGGTCAGAAGTCTGAGAAAGTTTCACATCAGTTTCAACTGAGCATGCTCCAG GTGTCAGGCAGTGGGGACAATATGGTGGAATGCCAGTTGGAAACCCATACCAACAAGATGGTAACATTTAAATTTGACACCGAAGGGGATGCAGCAGAGGATATAGCAGATTACATG GTAGAGGAGGACTTTGTTCTTGATGTAGAGAAAGACACATTTGTTGAGGAGCTTAGAGCCACAGTCAAGAAAGCTCACGAAATTCTTCAAACACATTCACAG ACTGGATCAACTGACCAGTTGTTTGTGAGCACTCCGACTAGTTCTTCAA TGGAGGCAGTGCCCCATTCCTCCCCAGTGGGACGCTGGCGCTTCTTTATCAATCAGACTATTCGCCACAGAGACTCTCTATCCGGAGCAGATACACCACTTACATCTGAAGAGAtgaggactcctctgtctcCTCAAACAGAGAGAG AAAGTGAAGGATCCCACAGTCTGGAGTCCATAACCGGACTGGCTTCTCCCCCCTGCCCCGCCCTTTCTGCCACCTCCCCTCCTGTCTCCACTGCCTCTGCCCCTGCCTCCATTGCCCCCTCAAGCACTGCTCCGCCGGCTCTTTACCCCACTGCCCCTGAAAGCATCTCAGCACCAGCCTCCACTCTTAAATCCTCTGTCCCCGCTACTGCTTCAGGTGGTTTTGAACGGCCAATCCTAACCTCAGCTTCTGTTGACCAAATTGCAAGTGTTCCCTCATCCATAGCAATACCTGCTGCAAACCCCCCCACTGCCCCTACTGTCATGTCTCCCACACCCATAACCATTCTCCAAGATGTCCTTGCTTCTCCTGGAAGCAATGGTTGCTCTACTGTCACAGGTCAGAGTATGGGGGATACATTGCTAACTGCTACAAGGTCATGTGTCCCTGCAGCGGACCAATCTTCAACTTCTTTCAGCTCCCCTCCTCCTGCTGCAGCGGTGTCCTCTTCTGCGGTAAGCTTACTTGGCATGGAGCATCAGCAAATGCTCATTCAGCAATCCCCACAAAAACCACAGGCACAACTACAGCCTGCGTTACAGCAGCAGGTTCCGGTAGTTCAACAGCAACTGCAGGCAATGCAGCTTGAACAACAGATACAGCAGGCAGCACCACAGCAACAGCAGCATCCAGTGTATCCAGAGCAAATGCAGATGCAGCAGTCACTCCAGCAGCCACTACATCAGCAACTAATGCAGCAACAAATACAGCtgactgatgtgcaggtgttgcAACAGTCTGTGCCTCTGCAGCAGTTTCTGCCACCTAGTCCCCCGCAGCAGACCCAACAAGCCCTTCCTCAACAGCAAACACCTCAGTATACCCAACAGGTGATGCAACAGCCTGCGCTACAACAGCAAGTAGTGGCAACCCAAGCTGCTGCATTGCCTCAACAGCAGGCTGCCATTGATCAACAGCAGCAGCTACACCTACAAAAGACAATGCACTTACAGCAACAGCACATggtgcagcagcaacagcaacagcagcaacagcaacagcagcaacaacagcaacagcagcaacagcagcaacagcagcaacagcaacaacagcaacagcagATATTTATGGATTATGTAGCTTCAAATCCAGATCACAGCCAAATGCTGCCTGTGTCAATTAGTCAACAGTTTCTTCAACAACAGGCCCAGCTAAATGTTAGCCCGATACCACAACAGCAGATTCCACAACAAACACAAATCCCTGCTGAGTTGTCACACCAGCATAtacagcagcaacacactgagCAGCAACAAGAAGCGGTTAAAGTGATGGACACACCGCAGAAACAGCAGCAGTTTTCCCTGACGAAGCAGTCCTCTTTACAGATGTCAGAGTCAGAGGTTTCTACAGGAGAGACAAGTTTCACAGAAGACACATGCAGCTACTTTACGAATTTCCCCCCTTCCTCTGAATCCTCTCTGCCGCCTCTCAATCTGAGCTCTGATGCACCCGTACCCACACTCTCCCTCACGATGACACCATCTCCCGCTCAGCCTTCCTCCGTGGCTGAGTCAGACAGTGAGGGCCCCCCCAAAATTGAATTTGTGGACAACCGCATAAAGACCCTGGATGAGAAGCTGAGGAACTTGTTGTATCAGGAGTACAGCAGCGGGGCGGCGCTGGCCTCTGGACCTACATCAGCTGCCTCCATGTCAGCAGGAGGAGACGAGTCATCTGAGCCACTGTCTCGCCACTACTCTTTCCCCCAACCTGCCTCCTCCTCAAATACCTCTCCTCACTCCTCATCCTCTTCTACCTCCTCTACAACCTCCCGTTCCTCATCCACCTCCCCTGACCCAGAGAGGGGTTGCAGAGGAGAAATACCTTCCTCAGAAGCAGTTTATTTTGCAGAGAAAGGCCCAGTGGAGCACCAGCCTGGCCCATCTCtcccctccacctctgcctcctccACCCCGCCTGCCTCTCTCCTTCCTCCCAATCAGGATGAGTCTGTCGGGCGCCAGCGTCCACCCGTACCAGGAGAACCAACCATTCTT GCTGTACGCCCACACTCTGACACCAGTACCACTGGAGACGCATCGTGGCCCCCCAATCAGCACCCGATCCCCCTCCGGCATGGACAGCAGAAGCACAATGCAGGAGGTGGATATTTTGGCCTAAACCTGACATGTCCTAGTATCAGAAATCCTGTTAGCAAGAAATCCTGGACTCGCAAATTCAAAAACTGGGCGTGCAAACTGCGCCACTCCGCCAGCTTGTTCAAGAAGCCCAGAGTCCAGCAAG AACGACGTTCCAGCAGTCAGGCACTTAGAGAGGAGAAGGAGGCGCCACCCCTAAATCCACCTCATGCAAGCAAAGGACGATTTCAG GTGACACCCGTTCCCCAGTCCTCTCCCCCGAAGGCTGCGCCGTCAGCTCATGGGAGCACGCACAGGAAAGTGGGACGCTTCTCTGTCAGCCAGGCCGAGACCAGGAAGGCGGAAAGGAACACTGACAGCTCCCCGGTGTCTCCCGAcctggagagggagaggaggaaatCTCGAGccaaggagggagagagagatgagcATAAGAGGACCCCAGCAATGGCTCACCTGCCTCGAGGTCATGGGCACAGCCACTCCCCCCTGGCCAGCAgcgatgacgatgatgatgataatgagTGTGAGATGGTGGATGAAGACCTGAGAAAAGAACTACACACGCTCAGAGAGAA GCACATCAAAGAGGTAGTGTGCCTTCAGTCCCAGCAGAACagagagctgcaggagctgtaCCAACAGCTTCGTTCCCTCAAAGACCAAAGGCAGAGTCTGCCTGCCTCCCTGTCCCGCATCCCTTCTCTTCCCTCGGGACCCCCTGTCCTCTCTCCTCGTAGGCCCAGGCCAGCCAAAATCAAGCTCCGACCGCGGCCTCACTCTCACATGGATAACAACGGAGTCACACACTCTG GGATTCAGCAGTCAAGTAGTTTCTCAGGTGGTGAACAGACTAGGCTGCCCCTTTACTGCAATACAGAGCACTGCACTTCACTGCCTGCCAAACGAG ATCACAGCCCTCTTAGGAAAAGCACATTCACAGATGAACTGCACAAACTTGTTGATGATTGGACGAAGGAGACGATGGGCCCCGCCCAGCCCAAACCTTCACTTAATCAAATCAAACAGATTCAGCAGGTGCAGGAGTTGGGAGGCTGGAGCAACCCGACAGAG GTTCCCCCTGGTTGGTTTCCAGTGACACAGCTGAATCCCCAGGCATCCCCGACCCCTGCCGGCCTGCCCAGGGCAACCCCTCCTCACTACACCGCTGGAGGAAGCCTCTCCACCTTGCACTCTCTGGGACCATCACCACAATCGCACATGGCCACAGTGCCACCGATGCAACAAAGTTTATACCTCCATCAGTCCCTCCCCCTACAGCAGGCGACCTATCAGCAGTCTACACTCTGCCAGCAGCCCGGGATGCAAACTCCCACACAGTCCCAGTCTCTACCACAGACACAGCCCATCACCCAGCTGCCCCAATCTACACCTCAAAGCCAACCGCTGCTGCCTTCCCAAATGCCCACATCTCCAGTGTCCACGGCTGCACCCCCACTGCCTGGCAGTGGCTCCGCTGCACCAGCAGATAGCACTACTGCTACTGGGGAGAAATTATGCTCCTATTCCTCACCCTCCtcaacctcttcctcctcttgctCTACTGCTGCTCTACCTTCCAGTGCCAAAATGCACCCAACACCCCCAACCTCTACTCTTCCTCTGGGACAGAAATGA